The following proteins are encoded in a genomic region of Sparus aurata chromosome 11, fSpaAur1.1, whole genome shotgun sequence:
- the shroom2a gene encoding protein Shroom2 isoform X1 translates to MDTEGYKNDPHYTEAESLWHVMQKSGDLDPRSRDGEAWKLVEFYLTGGAPWGFTLRGGLEHREPLLITKVEEGSKAAAVSLQVGDELVNINEIPLSGFRQEAICLVKGSHKTLSLVVKRNMKMDIVTQKMPSENDVHVARSFLTKILRSSMRKNHFKGRNEPISRPHSWHSTKFNESQSETAKTQSPPIPVWQTRYDASSSSTDLSSGWEQTNLRRVSDQFSSHGSMDSLEHVSHPYSAGQLSPAKSNNSMEHLGGGKRDSAYSSFSTSSGTPDYTLSKSNAASTENMLYKFSQWDAGGKHNNGRNSQIVNEGVKQDDRVAYFQMPGVGTGCEGPQTEDLAGSRHSTSSRISYGPVWHVPEKKKTASPSPPPPPPPARSDSFAATKVHERGLVIAQPEGPEAHVSSKASTESRRSHNLSPKNDSDGFYVTSDKSNHNQFNSNKQYSLSSSDVRQGQPSHQRHHSDKGTFYSQPWATSVPKPQNVGGYYCSMQELPTNGSGQHFGQNQRKNLSTSLSTAASDQNTDSSGHSRYYCVTTCQPNPQPMSGKSEDRRSVTGVDLAQTGTEQNSLSPQTVNKVKYHLPQQQQHSSHIKDSNGYSKHQVTTVLETHVTKPSSDDRGNQRGHNTQNPEAHFMSYPSNRQSEQRRSLPLQHRELPQDVRHYSQVSNKICPQATPMLHSLSMDAAGQEARGPNSEESIESKQARRSDRFATTLRNEIQMRKAKLQKSKSAAALPGSEGETEDDHDIWKSAENAAPTSADGSFTNTYKVNLKEAQARVLKATSFRRKDLEPVLLEHPAAEALPNYPSSALTRKDVTPLPTVSESVMSKSGPAGGQVTRIGGRKRFPAEKKGRSFSEPDKIHEVGVKEDLPHDENASSSLDKQRRVKQRGKPSFPSPIPARSYTENPTETRARGLSTTSETEDTITGREYTEEVQGGPYSAHKLSILDQQRLGTFAEYEAKWNIQKKNPETRASGRYRSADNILDPGPERTKTTCFHERSRSSPSADIYGQKIQVPARKSETEYSQTEEPAEPLNAATGFSDRGPADCKVREKPVEFEHYSAPPPPPMTGANPDSRDRAAPATVNHRPTFISHSVTESVGPQPEGHTETPSGLRRKPPVLENPPRCPEVDTGSQSEILTHSSPNSASAPSHAAKGDSEQGKGLVDKGQGAVHHLSTSNPQPASSPPASSHRHSGPATMERQRSPSPQFSPQRLSDKPPLSLQDEDTNGMEHVIENQTSAVKKVPIRIVHSEGVTEKEKSPFLQHTDTPTVEAEGPGGTRLGSLGAAGQDSVFCAFTRQKEPDSTPAARTDPKHQAEAYMNTVKDHINSTGQQPADEPSRVTVISGLSEDQKREELARDIMGKDKSLADILDQSKMKTTMDLMEGIFPQEEQLLEGAHQRRKVSPKQTVPRPAEEREKEDSMAAAVTMVTSSTYYSTSAPKAELLLQMKDMQEQEEEDSEDELDIDLANKKQELIDSLSKKLQVLREARESLQEDILDNNALGDEVEARVQDVCKPNELDKFRMFVGDLDKVVSLLLSLSGRLARVENALNSLEEDATAEERRTLVEKRKLLIRQHEDAKELKENLDRRERAVYEILGNCLQEDSLTDYEHFVKMKSALIIEQRKLEDKIKLGEEQLKCLMDSLPIEQRLAF, encoded by the exons ATGGATACTGAGGGATACAAAAATGATCCACACTACACAGAAGCAGAGAGCCTTTGGCATGTGATGCAGAAATCAGGAGATCTGGATCCAAGGAGCAGAGATGGTGAGGCCTGGAAGCTGGTGGAATTTTATCTAACAGGAGGAGCACCATGGGGATTTACACTCCGAGGGGGATTGGAGCATCGAGAACCTCTGCTCATAACCAAG GTCGAGGAGGGCAGCAAGGCAGCAGCTGTGAGTCTCCAGGTGGGAGACGAGCTTGTCAACATCAACGAGATTCCCCTGAGTGGCTTCAGACAGGAGGCGATCTGCCTAGTGAAAGGCTCCCATAAGACCCTCAGTCTGGTGGTGAAAAG GAATATGAAAATGGATATTGTAACTCAGAAAATGCCCTCAGAGAATGACGTGCATGTGGCAAGAAGCTTTCTTACGAAGATTTTGCGAAGTTCCATGAG AAAGAATCACTTTAAAGG GCGGAATGAACCCATAAGCAGGCCTCACTCCTGGCACTCCACCAAGTTCAACGAAAGCCAATCAGAGACTGCCAAAACGCAGTCTCCACCCATACCAGTCTGGCAGACCAGATATGATGCAAG CTCATCCTCGACTGACCTCTCCTCTGGCTGGGAGCAGACAAACCTGCGCAGAGTGTCCGACCAGTTCAGCTCTCACGGCAGTATGGACAGTCTAGAACATGTCTCACACCCGTACTCTGCCGGTCAGCTTTCACCTGCAAAGTCCAACAACAGCATGGAGCATCTCGGAGGAGGGAAACGTGACTCGGCCTACAGCTCCTTCTCCACCAGCTCTGGCACACCAGACTATACCCTCTCAAAGAGCAACGCTGCCTCGACAGAGAACATGCTCTATAAATTCAGTCAGTGGGATGCGGGAGGAAAGCACAACAATGGCAGAAACAGCCAGATTGTGAATGAGGGAGTCAAACAGGATGACAGGGTGGCGTACTTCCAGATGCCAGGAGTTGGTACAGGCTGTGAGGGTCCACAAACTGAGGATTTGGCTGGCTCCCGCCATTCCACTTCAAGCAGAATCAGCTATGGACCTGTTTGGCATGTccctgaaaaaaagaagacagcttccccctctcctcccccaccccctccacctGCACGCAGTGACAGTTTTGCTGCAACAAAAGTACATGAAAGGGGGCTCGTTATAGCTCAGCCTGAAGGACCTGAAGCACATGTTTCCAGTAAGGCTTCAACTGAAAGTCGCCGCAGCCACAACTTATCCCCGAAAAATGACAGTGATGGGTTTTATGTTACATCTGATAAATCAAATCATAACCAGTTCAACTCAAACAAGCAGTACTCCCTGTCCAGCAGTGATGTTCGACAAGGCCAGCCCTCCCATCAGAGACACCATAGTGACAAAGGCACTTTTTATTCTCAGCCCTGGGCTACATCTGTACCAAAGCCACAGAATGTAGGTGGCTACTATTGTAGCATGCAGGAACTGCCTACTAACGGTTCTGGACAACACTTTGGTCAGAACCAGAGAAAAAACTTAAGCACCTCCCTGTCTACTGCTGCCAGTGaccaaaacactgacagcagtGGACATAGCCGATACTACTGTGTCACAACATGTCAGCCTAACCCGCAGCCCATGTCAGGAAAATcagaggacaggaggagtgtCACTGGTGTAGACCTGGCACAGACTGGGACTGAGCAGAACTCTCTGAGCCCACAGACAGTCAACAAAGTGAAGTATCATCTGCCCCAACAGCAGCAACACTCCTCACACATTAAAGACAGCAATGGATACAGCAAGCACCAAGTTACAACTGTACTAGAAACCCATGTAACTAAACCCAGCTCTGATGATAGGGGAAACCAGAgaggacacaacacacaaaatccAGAAGCTCACTTCATGAGTTATCCTTCTAACAGACAGTCTGAACAGCGGAGGTCACTGCCACTCCAACATAGAGAATTACCCCAAGACGTCAGACATTACAGCCAAGTGAGCAACAAGATCTGCCCCCAGGCGACCCCCATGCTTCACTCTCTGTCTATGGACGCTGCAGGCCAGGAGGCGAGAGGCCCAAACTCAGAGGAGTCCATCGAAAGCAAGCAGGCGAGACGCAGTGACCGCTTTGCCACCACATTAAGGAATGAAATCCAGATGAGAAAAGCCAAGCTGCAGAAAAGTAAGAGTGCAGCAGCCCTTCCTGGTAGCGAGGGCGAGACTGAGGACGATCACGATATCTGGAAATCCGCTGAAAACGCCGCCCCTACCTCTGCAGATGGCTCCTTCACCAACACCTACAAGGTTAATCTGAAGGAAGCACAAGCAAGGGTGCTCAAGGCGACATCTTTCAGGAGAAAAGACCTCGAGCCAGTCTTACTTGAGCATCCTGCAGCTGAGGCCTTGCCTAACTACCCATCCTCAGCGCTGACCCGTAAAGATGTCACCCCTCTGCCAACTGTCTCAGAGTCTGTAATGAGTAAATCGGGGCCTGCCGGAGGTCAAGTGACTCGCATTGGTGGTCGAAAGCGCTTTCCTGCAGAAAAGAAGGGAAGGTCTTTCTCTGAACCAGACAAAATCCATGAAGTTGGGGTGAAGGAAGATCTCCCTCACGATGAAAATGCAAGCTCCTCACTAGACAAACAGAGGCGGGTAAAACAAAGGGGGAAGCCCTCTTTTCCCAGTCCGATTCCCGCTAGGAGCTATACTGAGAACCCCACGGAGACAAGGGCCAGAGGTCTTTCCACAACCAGTGAAACAGAGGACACAATAACAGGCAGAGAATACACTGAAGAGGTCCAGGGAGGTCCTTACTCAGCACATAAGCTGTCCATCTTAGACCAGCAAAGGCTGGGCACCTTCGCTGAGTATGAGGCAAAGTGGAATATACAGAAGAAAAACCCAGAAACAAGAGCCTCTGGGCGATACCGGTCAGCTGATAACATCCTGGATCCAGGACCAGAGAGGACCAAAACCACCTGTTTCCACGAGAGATCCCGATCGTCTCCTTCTGCTGACATCTATGGACAG AAGATTCAAGTTCCTGCAAGAAAGTCTGAGACAGAATATTCCCAGACGGAGGAACCTGCTGAACCGCTCAACGCTGCCACAGG GTTCTCTGACAGAGGGCCCGCTGACTGTAAAGTGAGAGAAAAGCCTGTGGAGTTTGAACATTACTCAGCGCCACCCCCTCCGCCCATGACAGGAGCCAACcctgacagcagagacagagctgCCCCGGCTACCGTGAACCACAGACCCACATTTATCTCCCACAGTGTCACAGAGTCTGTTGGACCTCAGCCCGAGGGCCACACCGAGACTCCATCTGGGCTGAGGAGGAAGCCCCCTGTGCTGGAGAACCCACCCAGATGCCCAGAGGTCGACACTGGTTCCCAGAGCGAAATCCTCACCCACAGCTCTCCTAACTCCGCCTCTGCCCCCTCCCACGCTGCAAAGGGAGATTCTGAGCAGGGCAAAGGACTTGTGGACAAAGGACAAGGGGCAGTACATCATCTGTCAACATCCAATCCTCagcctgcctcctctcccccagCTTCCTCCCACAGACACTCAGGGCCTGCAACTATGGAGAGACAGCGCTCTCCATCTCCACAGTTTTCCCCTCAGAGACTCAGTGACAAGCCGCCGCTCTCTCTTCAGGATGAAGACACAAACGG GATGGAGCATGTGATAGAAAACCAAACTTCTGCTGTGAAGAAAGTGCCCATCAGGATTGTCCACTCAGAAGGAGtcacagagaaggagaagagtcCGTTTTTGCAGCACACCGACACTCCTACTGTTGAGGCTGAGGGTCCTGGTGGAACCAGGCTGGGGAGTCTGGGAGCTGCAGGGCAGGACTCGGTCTTCTGCGCCTTTACTCGCCAGAAGGAGCCCGACAGTACGCCGGCCGCTCGGACGGACCCAAAGCATCAGGCAGAGGCATACATGAACACTGTTAAAGATCACATCAACTCTACCGGTCAGCAGCCTGCAGACGAGCCCAGCAGGGTGACCGTAATCTCAGGACTGTCTGAGGATCaaaagagagaggagctggCCAGGGACATCATGGGGAAGGATAAATCACTGGCTGATATTCTTGACCAGAGCAAGATGAAGACCACCATGGACTTGATGGAGGGGATCTTCCCTCAGGAGGAGCAGCTCTTGGAGGGAGCTCACCAGCGCAGGAAGGTGTCCCCGAAACAGACGGTCCCCCGGCCTGCTGAGGAAAG GGAAAAGGAGGACAGTATGGCGGCAGCTGTCACCATGGTGACCAGCTCTACATATTACAGCACATCTGCTCCCAAAGCTGAGCTCCTTCTTCAGATGAAGGACatgcaggagcaggaggaggaagactcTGAAGATGAACTAGACATTGACCTGGCCAACAAGAAG CAAGAGCTGATCGACAGCCTGAGCAAGAAGCTTCAAGTGTTGCGGGAGGCACGGGAGAGTCTTCAGGAGGACATCCTCGACAACAACGCTCTGGGTGACGAGGTGGAGGCCCGAGTCCAGGATGTCTGCAAACCCAACGAGCTGGACAAGTTCAGGATGTTTGTCGGGGACTTGGACAAGGTGGTGAGCCTGCTGCTGTCCCTGTCAGGCCGCCTGGCCAGAGTGGAGAATGCCCTGAACAGTCTGGAGGAGGACGCTACTGCTGAGGAGAGG CGTACATTGGTTGAGAAGAGGAAGCTGCTGATTCGACAGCACGAGGACGcgaaggagctgaaggagaacCTGGACCGCAGAGAACGCGCGGTTTACGAGATCCTGGGCAACTGCCTGCAGGAGGACAGCCTTACGGACTACGAGCACTTTGTCAAGATGAAGTCTGCGCTCATCATCGAGCAGCGCAAGCTTGAGGATAAAATCAAACTGGGCGAGGAGCAGCTCAAGTGTCTGATGGACAGTCTGCCCATAGAGCAGAGGCTGGCCTTTTGA
- the shroom2a gene encoding protein Shroom2 isoform X5: protein MSLYFGLSLKCLWNVVPDQHAGTTGLTSSLISLYDLLDYTFLLCVHFELLHPDVWRNEPISRPHSWHSTKFNESQSETAKTQSPPIPVWQTRYDASSSSTDLSSGWEQTNLRRVSDQFSSHGSMDSLEHVSHPYSAGQLSPAKSNNSMEHLGGGKRDSAYSSFSTSSGTPDYTLSKSNAASTENMLYKFSQWDAGGKHNNGRNSQIVNEGVKQDDRVAYFQMPGVGTGCEGPQTEDLAGSRHSTSSRISYGPVWHVPEKKKTASPSPPPPPPPARSDSFAATKVHERGLVIAQPEGPEAHVSSKASTESRRSHNLSPKNDSDGFYVTSDKSNHNQFNSNKQYSLSSSDVRQGQPSHQRHHSDKGTFYSQPWATSVPKPQNVGGYYCSMQELPTNGSGQHFGQNQRKNLSTSLSTAASDQNTDSSGHSRYYCVTTCQPNPQPMSGKSEDRRSVTGVDLAQTGTEQNSLSPQTVNKVKYHLPQQQQHSSHIKDSNGYSKHQVTTVLETHVTKPSSDDRGNQRGHNTQNPEAHFMSYPSNRQSEQRRSLPLQHRELPQDVRHYSQVSNKICPQATPMLHSLSMDAAGQEARGPNSEESIESKQARRSDRFATTLRNEIQMRKAKLQKSKSAAALPGSEGETEDDHDIWKSAENAAPTSADGSFTNTYKVNLKEAQARVLKATSFRRKDLEPVLLEHPAAEALPNYPSSALTRKDVTPLPTVSESVMSKSGPAGGQVTRIGGRKRFPAEKKGRSFSEPDKIHEVGVKEDLPHDENASSSLDKQRRVKQRGKPSFPSPIPARSYTENPTETRARGLSTTSETEDTITGREYTEEVQGGPYSAHKLSILDQQRLGTFAEYEAKWNIQKKNPETRASGRYRSADNILDPGPERTKTTCFHERSRSSPSADIYGQKIQVPARKSETEYSQTEEPAEPLNAATGFSDRGPADCKVREKPVEFEHYSAPPPPPMTGANPDSRDRAAPATVNHRPTFISHSVTESVGPQPEGHTETPSGLRRKPPVLENPPRCPEVDTGSQSEILTHSSPNSASAPSHAAKGDSEQGKGLVDKGQGAVHHLSTSNPQPASSPPASSHRHSGPATMERQRSPSPQFSPQRLSDKPPLSLQDEDTNGMEHVIENQTSAVKKVPIRIVHSEGVTEKEKSPFLQHTDTPTVEAEGPGGTRLGSLGAAGQDSVFCAFTRQKEPDSTPAARTDPKHQAEAYMNTVKDHINSTGQQPADEPSRVTVISGLSEDQKREELARDIMGKDKSLADILDQSKMKTTMDLMEGIFPQEEQLLEGAHQRRKVSPKQTVPRPAEEREKEDSMAAAVTMVTSSTYYSTSAPKAELLLQMKDMQEQEEEDSEDELDIDLANKKQELIDSLSKKLQVLREARESLQEDILDNNALGDEVEARVQDVCKPNELDKFRMFVGDLDKVVSLLLSLSGRLARVENALNSLEEDATAEERRTLVEKRKLLIRQHEDAKELKENLDRRERAVYEILGNCLQEDSLTDYEHFVKMKSALIIEQRKLEDKIKLGEEQLKCLMDSLPIEQRLAF from the exons ATGTCTCTTTATTTTGGCTTGTCTTTGAAGTGTCTGTGGAATGTGGTGCCTGACCAGCATGCGGGTACAACTGGTCTCACCTCAAGTCTAATATCGTTGTATGATCTTTTGGATTACACATTTCTTCTTTGTGTCCATTTTGAGCTCCTTCATCCAGATGTTTG GCGGAATGAACCCATAAGCAGGCCTCACTCCTGGCACTCCACCAAGTTCAACGAAAGCCAATCAGAGACTGCCAAAACGCAGTCTCCACCCATACCAGTCTGGCAGACCAGATATGATGCAAG CTCATCCTCGACTGACCTCTCCTCTGGCTGGGAGCAGACAAACCTGCGCAGAGTGTCCGACCAGTTCAGCTCTCACGGCAGTATGGACAGTCTAGAACATGTCTCACACCCGTACTCTGCCGGTCAGCTTTCACCTGCAAAGTCCAACAACAGCATGGAGCATCTCGGAGGAGGGAAACGTGACTCGGCCTACAGCTCCTTCTCCACCAGCTCTGGCACACCAGACTATACCCTCTCAAAGAGCAACGCTGCCTCGACAGAGAACATGCTCTATAAATTCAGTCAGTGGGATGCGGGAGGAAAGCACAACAATGGCAGAAACAGCCAGATTGTGAATGAGGGAGTCAAACAGGATGACAGGGTGGCGTACTTCCAGATGCCAGGAGTTGGTACAGGCTGTGAGGGTCCACAAACTGAGGATTTGGCTGGCTCCCGCCATTCCACTTCAAGCAGAATCAGCTATGGACCTGTTTGGCATGTccctgaaaaaaagaagacagcttccccctctcctcccccaccccctccacctGCACGCAGTGACAGTTTTGCTGCAACAAAAGTACATGAAAGGGGGCTCGTTATAGCTCAGCCTGAAGGACCTGAAGCACATGTTTCCAGTAAGGCTTCAACTGAAAGTCGCCGCAGCCACAACTTATCCCCGAAAAATGACAGTGATGGGTTTTATGTTACATCTGATAAATCAAATCATAACCAGTTCAACTCAAACAAGCAGTACTCCCTGTCCAGCAGTGATGTTCGACAAGGCCAGCCCTCCCATCAGAGACACCATAGTGACAAAGGCACTTTTTATTCTCAGCCCTGGGCTACATCTGTACCAAAGCCACAGAATGTAGGTGGCTACTATTGTAGCATGCAGGAACTGCCTACTAACGGTTCTGGACAACACTTTGGTCAGAACCAGAGAAAAAACTTAAGCACCTCCCTGTCTACTGCTGCCAGTGaccaaaacactgacagcagtGGACATAGCCGATACTACTGTGTCACAACATGTCAGCCTAACCCGCAGCCCATGTCAGGAAAATcagaggacaggaggagtgtCACTGGTGTAGACCTGGCACAGACTGGGACTGAGCAGAACTCTCTGAGCCCACAGACAGTCAACAAAGTGAAGTATCATCTGCCCCAACAGCAGCAACACTCCTCACACATTAAAGACAGCAATGGATACAGCAAGCACCAAGTTACAACTGTACTAGAAACCCATGTAACTAAACCCAGCTCTGATGATAGGGGAAACCAGAgaggacacaacacacaaaatccAGAAGCTCACTTCATGAGTTATCCTTCTAACAGACAGTCTGAACAGCGGAGGTCACTGCCACTCCAACATAGAGAATTACCCCAAGACGTCAGACATTACAGCCAAGTGAGCAACAAGATCTGCCCCCAGGCGACCCCCATGCTTCACTCTCTGTCTATGGACGCTGCAGGCCAGGAGGCGAGAGGCCCAAACTCAGAGGAGTCCATCGAAAGCAAGCAGGCGAGACGCAGTGACCGCTTTGCCACCACATTAAGGAATGAAATCCAGATGAGAAAAGCCAAGCTGCAGAAAAGTAAGAGTGCAGCAGCCCTTCCTGGTAGCGAGGGCGAGACTGAGGACGATCACGATATCTGGAAATCCGCTGAAAACGCCGCCCCTACCTCTGCAGATGGCTCCTTCACCAACACCTACAAGGTTAATCTGAAGGAAGCACAAGCAAGGGTGCTCAAGGCGACATCTTTCAGGAGAAAAGACCTCGAGCCAGTCTTACTTGAGCATCCTGCAGCTGAGGCCTTGCCTAACTACCCATCCTCAGCGCTGACCCGTAAAGATGTCACCCCTCTGCCAACTGTCTCAGAGTCTGTAATGAGTAAATCGGGGCCTGCCGGAGGTCAAGTGACTCGCATTGGTGGTCGAAAGCGCTTTCCTGCAGAAAAGAAGGGAAGGTCTTTCTCTGAACCAGACAAAATCCATGAAGTTGGGGTGAAGGAAGATCTCCCTCACGATGAAAATGCAAGCTCCTCACTAGACAAACAGAGGCGGGTAAAACAAAGGGGGAAGCCCTCTTTTCCCAGTCCGATTCCCGCTAGGAGCTATACTGAGAACCCCACGGAGACAAGGGCCAGAGGTCTTTCCACAACCAGTGAAACAGAGGACACAATAACAGGCAGAGAATACACTGAAGAGGTCCAGGGAGGTCCTTACTCAGCACATAAGCTGTCCATCTTAGACCAGCAAAGGCTGGGCACCTTCGCTGAGTATGAGGCAAAGTGGAATATACAGAAGAAAAACCCAGAAACAAGAGCCTCTGGGCGATACCGGTCAGCTGATAACATCCTGGATCCAGGACCAGAGAGGACCAAAACCACCTGTTTCCACGAGAGATCCCGATCGTCTCCTTCTGCTGACATCTATGGACAG AAGATTCAAGTTCCTGCAAGAAAGTCTGAGACAGAATATTCCCAGACGGAGGAACCTGCTGAACCGCTCAACGCTGCCACAGG GTTCTCTGACAGAGGGCCCGCTGACTGTAAAGTGAGAGAAAAGCCTGTGGAGTTTGAACATTACTCAGCGCCACCCCCTCCGCCCATGACAGGAGCCAACcctgacagcagagacagagctgCCCCGGCTACCGTGAACCACAGACCCACATTTATCTCCCACAGTGTCACAGAGTCTGTTGGACCTCAGCCCGAGGGCCACACCGAGACTCCATCTGGGCTGAGGAGGAAGCCCCCTGTGCTGGAGAACCCACCCAGATGCCCAGAGGTCGACACTGGTTCCCAGAGCGAAATCCTCACCCACAGCTCTCCTAACTCCGCCTCTGCCCCCTCCCACGCTGCAAAGGGAGATTCTGAGCAGGGCAAAGGACTTGTGGACAAAGGACAAGGGGCAGTACATCATCTGTCAACATCCAATCCTCagcctgcctcctctcccccagCTTCCTCCCACAGACACTCAGGGCCTGCAACTATGGAGAGACAGCGCTCTCCATCTCCACAGTTTTCCCCTCAGAGACTCAGTGACAAGCCGCCGCTCTCTCTTCAGGATGAAGACACAAACGG GATGGAGCATGTGATAGAAAACCAAACTTCTGCTGTGAAGAAAGTGCCCATCAGGATTGTCCACTCAGAAGGAGtcacagagaaggagaagagtcCGTTTTTGCAGCACACCGACACTCCTACTGTTGAGGCTGAGGGTCCTGGTGGAACCAGGCTGGGGAGTCTGGGAGCTGCAGGGCAGGACTCGGTCTTCTGCGCCTTTACTCGCCAGAAGGAGCCCGACAGTACGCCGGCCGCTCGGACGGACCCAAAGCATCAGGCAGAGGCATACATGAACACTGTTAAAGATCACATCAACTCTACCGGTCAGCAGCCTGCAGACGAGCCCAGCAGGGTGACCGTAATCTCAGGACTGTCTGAGGATCaaaagagagaggagctggCCAGGGACATCATGGGGAAGGATAAATCACTGGCTGATATTCTTGACCAGAGCAAGATGAAGACCACCATGGACTTGATGGAGGGGATCTTCCCTCAGGAGGAGCAGCTCTTGGAGGGAGCTCACCAGCGCAGGAAGGTGTCCCCGAAACAGACGGTCCCCCGGCCTGCTGAGGAAAG GGAAAAGGAGGACAGTATGGCGGCAGCTGTCACCATGGTGACCAGCTCTACATATTACAGCACATCTGCTCCCAAAGCTGAGCTCCTTCTTCAGATGAAGGACatgcaggagcaggaggaggaagactcTGAAGATGAACTAGACATTGACCTGGCCAACAAGAAG CAAGAGCTGATCGACAGCCTGAGCAAGAAGCTTCAAGTGTTGCGGGAGGCACGGGAGAGTCTTCAGGAGGACATCCTCGACAACAACGCTCTGGGTGACGAGGTGGAGGCCCGAGTCCAGGATGTCTGCAAACCCAACGAGCTGGACAAGTTCAGGATGTTTGTCGGGGACTTGGACAAGGTGGTGAGCCTGCTGCTGTCCCTGTCAGGCCGCCTGGCCAGAGTGGAGAATGCCCTGAACAGTCTGGAGGAGGACGCTACTGCTGAGGAGAGG CGTACATTGGTTGAGAAGAGGAAGCTGCTGATTCGACAGCACGAGGACGcgaaggagctgaaggagaacCTGGACCGCAGAGAACGCGCGGTTTACGAGATCCTGGGCAACTGCCTGCAGGAGGACAGCCTTACGGACTACGAGCACTTTGTCAAGATGAAGTCTGCGCTCATCATCGAGCAGCGCAAGCTTGAGGATAAAATCAAACTGGGCGAGGAGCAGCTCAAGTGTCTGATGGACAGTCTGCCCATAGAGCAGAGGCTGGCCTTTTGA